Proteins encoded in a region of the Cytobacillus pseudoceanisediminis genome:
- a CDS encoding agmatinase family protein, translating into MDTPNPEGRGVEKEKWDVVLFGVPLSRSSISPSGASEFPESFRRSWKGFSTYNLDFESDLQKMKVADLGDVKMHFTDIPQCHSNIKQTMKDIRKQFPDSFPIAIGGDHSITAMLVSGLKELEPEKEIGILQLDTHLDLRSLEDHGPTNGTPIRNLIQNSMIKGENVYNIGLHGFFNSQSLISYAKEHKLNYITLKEARRRGIEETVKEALLQLESKVDKIYVTIDMDVLDIGFAPGVPASTPGGMSTEELFSAVYAAGLSSKTAAMDIVCLDPTRDHQAQPTVKAGTYTFLTFLTALMNRR; encoded by the coding sequence ATGGATACGCCAAATCCAGAGGGAAGAGGAGTTGAAAAAGAAAAATGGGATGTCGTGCTATTTGGTGTCCCTCTTTCCCGCTCATCCATAAGCCCATCAGGAGCATCTGAATTCCCTGAATCATTCAGGAGATCCTGGAAAGGCTTTTCCACATACAATCTGGATTTTGAAAGTGATCTTCAAAAGATGAAGGTTGCAGATCTTGGCGATGTAAAAATGCATTTCACGGATATTCCTCAATGCCATTCCAATATCAAACAGACAATGAAAGATATAAGAAAACAGTTTCCTGATTCATTTCCAATTGCGATTGGAGGAGATCACTCCATTACAGCCATGCTTGTCAGCGGTCTGAAAGAACTGGAGCCAGAAAAAGAAATCGGCATACTTCAGCTCGATACTCACCTTGATCTCAGAAGCCTTGAAGACCATGGGCCGACTAATGGGACACCAATCCGCAACCTGATTCAGAACAGCATGATTAAAGGGGAAAATGTCTATAATATTGGCCTTCATGGCTTTTTTAACAGCCAGTCACTTATCAGTTATGCAAAAGAGCACAAACTCAATTATATTACGCTGAAAGAAGCCAGAAGACGGGGAATTGAAGAAACGGTTAAAGAAGCACTTTTACAGCTGGAGTCAAAAGTGGATAAAATTTACGTCACGATTGACATGGACGTGCTTGATATAGGCTTTGCTCCTGGGGTTCCTGCATCCACACCAGGCGGCATGAGCACCGAAGAATTATTCAGTGCGGTATATGCTGCAGGACTTTCTTCCAAAACTGCAGCCATGGATATAGTTTGCCTCGATCCAACAAGAGATCACCAGGCACAGCCAACGGTGAAAGCAGGCACTTACACTTTTCTGACCTTTTTGACAGCATTAATGAACAGGAGGTAA
- a CDS encoding YuzL family protein has translation MSKRKKDPSKAGLSSPNIEGQGTTNMETGSRTASSARHKKKKQDF, from the coding sequence ATGAGCAAACGCAAAAAAGACCCTTCAAAGGCTGGACTAAGTTCCCCAAACATCGAAGGTCAAGGTACAACCAATATGGAAACGGGCAGCAGAACAGCTTCTTCTGCACGCCATAAAAAGAAAAAACAAGACTTTTAA
- the safA gene encoding SafA/ExsA family spore coat assembly protein, translated as MKTLSKISFILMLSVALVFGFNFDAKASTVHTVQPGDTMWKIALKYQVGVPEIINANGQISNPNFIYPGQKVNIPALSKATTSVEEQVVQLVNQERAKYGLKPLKSNWELARVARYKSQDMINKKYFDHNSPTYGSPFDMMKSFGITYRTAGENIAAGQKTPQEVVTAWMNSEGHRKNILSANFTEIGVGYAQGGYYGHYWTQMFIGR; from the coding sequence ATGAAAACATTATCAAAAATTTCATTCATTCTAATGTTGTCTGTCGCACTTGTCTTTGGATTCAATTTCGATGCAAAAGCATCAACAGTACATACCGTTCAGCCAGGGGATACAATGTGGAAGATCGCCCTGAAGTATCAGGTGGGAGTTCCTGAAATCATTAATGCCAATGGGCAGATTTCGAATCCGAACTTCATTTATCCTGGGCAAAAGGTGAATATCCCTGCATTATCAAAAGCTACCACAAGTGTGGAAGAGCAGGTAGTTCAGCTTGTAAACCAGGAAAGGGCAAAGTATGGATTAAAGCCCTTAAAATCAAATTGGGAGCTTGCGAGAGTGGCAAGATACAAATCTCAGGATATGATCAATAAGAAGTATTTCGATCACAACTCTCCTACATACGGAAGCCCGTTTGATATGATGAAGAGCTTTGGAATTACTTACAGAACCGCTGGAGAAAACATTGCTGCAGGTCAAAAAACACCTCAGGAAGTTGTAACAGCATGGATGAACAGCGAGGGCCACCGCAAGAACATCCTATCAGCCAATTTCACAGAAATCGGAGTGGGATATGCACAGGGCGGTTATTATGGACATTATTGGACACAGATGTTTATTGGGAGGTAA
- a CDS encoding nicotinate phosphoribosyltransferase, with product MQREFADDSIALHTDLYQINMAQTYWEDNIHNKKAVFEVFFRKLPFGNGYGIFAGLERVIEYIENFRFTNSDLQYLKNELNYEEGFLEYLKNMRFSGTIKSMEEGELVFGNEPILRVEAPLAEAQIIETAILNIINYQTLIATKATRIREVIGDGTAMEFGSRRAHEMDAAIWGTRAAYIGGFDATSNVRAGKKFGIPVAGTHAHSFVQAYRDEYTAFKKYAQTHKDCVFLVDTYDTLKSGVPNAIKVAKEMQGQINFKGIRLDSGDLAYLSKKARKMLDDAGFPEAKIIASNDLDEYTIINLKAQGAKIDIWGIGTKLITAYEQAALGAVYKLVSIEDENGKMADTIKISGNPEKVTTPGLKRVYRIINRDNHKSEGDYIALDHENPQAEPKLKMFHPVHTFISKFVTNFEARELHKVIFQEGKLTYKIPSLKDMQSFAKDNLNVLWDEYRRSLNPEEYPVDLSQECWDNKMKMISQVKENIKG from the coding sequence ATGCAGAGGGAATTTGCGGATGATAGTATAGCCTTGCATACTGATCTGTACCAAATAAATATGGCCCAGACCTACTGGGAAGACAACATACATAATAAAAAGGCGGTCTTTGAAGTGTTCTTCAGGAAGCTGCCCTTTGGCAACGGCTATGGAATTTTTGCCGGCCTGGAAAGAGTTATAGAGTATATAGAAAACTTTAGATTTACAAACAGTGATCTGCAGTACTTAAAAAACGAATTGAATTATGAAGAAGGTTTCCTCGAATACTTGAAAAATATGAGGTTTTCAGGGACCATCAAATCAATGGAAGAAGGTGAGCTTGTATTCGGCAATGAGCCCATTTTGCGTGTAGAAGCCCCGCTGGCTGAAGCACAGATTATTGAGACAGCTATTTTGAATATCATTAACTACCAGACATTAATTGCTACAAAAGCAACCCGAATCAGAGAAGTAATTGGCGATGGAACAGCCATGGAATTCGGTTCAAGAAGAGCCCATGAAATGGACGCAGCTATCTGGGGAACAAGAGCTGCCTATATCGGCGGCTTTGACGCAACATCTAATGTTAGAGCAGGCAAGAAGTTTGGCATTCCTGTTGCAGGGACACATGCCCATTCATTTGTACAGGCTTACCGGGACGAGTATACAGCTTTTAAGAAATATGCCCAGACCCATAAGGATTGTGTTTTTCTCGTCGATACGTATGACACTCTTAAATCCGGAGTCCCGAATGCAATTAAAGTGGCGAAGGAAATGCAGGGTCAAATTAACTTTAAAGGTATAAGGCTTGATAGCGGGGACTTGGCTTATCTTTCTAAAAAAGCAAGAAAAATGCTGGATGATGCGGGTTTTCCTGAAGCAAAGATTATCGCTTCAAATGATCTGGATGAATACACCATCATAAACCTGAAAGCTCAAGGAGCGAAAATCGATATTTGGGGCATTGGCACAAAACTCATTACAGCGTACGAACAGGCTGCATTAGGGGCTGTTTATAAACTCGTTTCAATAGAAGATGAAAATGGCAAAATGGCTGACACCATAAAAATAAGCGGCAACCCAGAGAAAGTGACAACTCCCGGATTAAAGAGGGTTTATCGGATTATTAACAGAGATAACCATAAATCAGAAGGGGACTACATTGCTCTGGATCATGAAAATCCTCAAGCTGAGCCAAAGCTTAAGATGTTCCATCCTGTTCACACATTTATAAGCAAGTTTGTTACAAATTTCGAAGCCAGGGAACTGCATAAAGTGATATTTCAGGAAGGCAAGCTTACCTATAAAATTCCATCTTTAAAAGACATGCAAAGCTTTGCAAAGGATAATCTCAATGTATTATGGGATGAGTACCGCCGTTCCTTAAATCCAGAGGAATACCCAGTCGACCTTAGCCAGGAGTGCTGGGATAATAAGATGAAAATGATCAGCCAGGTGAAAGAAAATATAAAAGGCTGA
- a CDS encoding YkuS family protein, whose translation MTKRVAVEQSLTNVSEALREKGYEVVDMKTAHDAENCSCCVVSGVDSNVMGMQDVSTKASVIEASGLSADEVCRQVEQRMQ comes from the coding sequence TTGACGAAAAGAGTAGCGGTTGAACAATCCTTAACAAATGTTTCGGAAGCGCTTCGCGAAAAAGGTTATGAAGTGGTTGATATGAAGACGGCGCATGATGCTGAGAACTGCTCCTGCTGTGTAGTGAGCGGTGTTGATTCAAATGTGATGGGTATGCAGGATGTTTCTACAAAAGCTTCTGTCATTGAAGCTAGCGGCCTATCGGCTGATGAGGTATGCCGTCAGGTGGAGCAAAGAATGCAATAA
- a CDS encoding D-alanyl-D-alanine carboxypeptidase family protein has protein sequence MKKLLVFILLLFSFPTAYAAAEEPKDPAIISEAAIVTDSESGAVLYAKNADKKMYPASLTKIATAIYAIENGDLKDIATISKKAAEVEGTRVYLEEGEKLPLIKLVQGMLINSGNDAAWSIAEHLDGNMKAFSENLNHYLEESAGLKNTHFVNPHGLFDENHYTTAGDLAKLTNYALKNETFREIYGTKEMKWAGKSWDTTIFTHHRMLKGEVPFEGVTGGKTGFVDEAKQTLATSAENDSIKLTAIVLKAEFKRDIYNDTKNLLNYGFSNFETSTLSSTDVFPSDGKTYTTGGENVAITLPKGIYEEDITSKGKLQIKNENGRIIQSVKLLEDKQDEVVSSQLKTEKETGKETTGYYGRAGLIIFLFVIFILILRKNLKAKARRRRRV, from the coding sequence ATGAAGAAATTGCTTGTATTCATCCTGCTTTTATTCAGTTTTCCAACTGCATATGCAGCAGCAGAGGAACCAAAAGACCCTGCAATTATCAGTGAAGCCGCAATTGTAACAGATTCTGAATCAGGTGCAGTTCTGTATGCAAAAAATGCGGATAAAAAGATGTACCCGGCCAGTTTGACGAAAATAGCAACTGCCATATATGCCATTGAAAATGGAGACTTAAAGGACATAGCAACTATAAGCAAAAAAGCAGCAGAGGTTGAAGGAACACGAGTTTATTTGGAGGAAGGAGAAAAATTGCCTTTAATAAAACTCGTTCAGGGAATGCTGATTAATTCAGGAAATGATGCTGCATGGAGCATTGCTGAGCATCTGGACGGCAATATGAAAGCATTCTCAGAGAACCTTAATCACTATCTTGAAGAGAGTGCAGGCTTAAAAAATACTCACTTTGTTAATCCTCACGGTTTGTTTGATGAAAACCACTATACAACGGCAGGGGACCTTGCAAAATTAACTAATTACGCCCTGAAAAATGAGACCTTCCGAGAAATCTACGGAACAAAGGAAATGAAGTGGGCAGGAAAGTCATGGGACACCACCATCTTTACTCATCACAGGATGCTTAAAGGTGAGGTTCCATTCGAAGGAGTGACAGGGGGAAAAACCGGTTTCGTAGATGAAGCTAAGCAGACCCTCGCCACTTCTGCCGAAAACGATTCAATAAAGTTAACGGCCATTGTATTAAAAGCTGAATTCAAGCGGGATATTTATAATGATACAAAAAACCTTTTGAACTATGGGTTCAGCAACTTTGAAACCTCGACACTGAGCAGCACTGACGTTTTTCCTTCTGATGGAAAAACCTATACAACTGGCGGTGAAAATGTAGCCATAACATTGCCAAAAGGAATCTACGAAGAAGACATTACATCAAAAGGAAAGCTGCAGATTAAGAATGAAAACGGAAGGATCATTCAATCTGTAAAGCTTCTGGAAGACAAACAGGATGAAGTGGTTTCCAGCCAGCTGAAAACAGAAAAGGAGACTGGGAAAGAGACAACTGGATACTATGGCAGAGCAGGCTTAATAATATTTTTATTTGTAATCTTTATACTAATATTAAGGAAAAATCTAAAAGCAAAAGCCAGAAGAAGAAGACGGGTTTAA
- a CDS encoding DHH family phosphoesterase, which yields MYRLYTHNDLDGVGCGIVAKIAFGKDVEVRYNSVMGLDHQIEKLFENEKKLKDDFLIITDLSVNDENLIRLDDLEKGGGKVRLIDHHKTALHFNDYNWGRVKVQYDDGRLTAATSLLYEYLLEHELIKSSQALDEFVELVRQYDTWEWDQNDNIKAKNLNDLFFMVSIEEFEEKMTERIINSDHFEFDDFEQKLLEMEEEKIERYVRRKKREIVQTFIGEYCAGIVHAESYHSELGNELGKDFPHLDYIAILNLGGKKISFRTIHDHVDVSAVAGKFGGGGHAKASGCSMGKDAYKLFVQDIFPLDPMRQDAFRNKYNNKSSMQGSLYENKKGDKFFIFAAGEDNWILEMNGKPVREPYQNFQQAENYIKRKYQAWLVHDDIYVEFLKRYYIKTKN from the coding sequence TTGTACAGGCTGTATACACATAATGACCTTGATGGCGTCGGATGCGGCATCGTTGCAAAGATTGCTTTTGGAAAAGATGTCGAGGTACGCTATAACTCTGTAATGGGACTTGATCATCAGATTGAAAAATTGTTTGAAAATGAAAAGAAATTGAAGGATGACTTTTTAATTATCACGGATTTATCTGTTAATGATGAAAACTTGATAAGGCTTGATGATCTGGAAAAAGGCGGCGGCAAAGTCAGATTAATTGACCATCACAAAACAGCCCTGCACTTTAATGATTACAACTGGGGCAGAGTGAAGGTTCAATATGATGATGGCAGGCTCACAGCTGCAACCTCTTTGCTGTATGAATATCTCTTAGAACATGAACTGATTAAATCATCCCAGGCCCTGGACGAATTCGTTGAACTTGTCCGCCAGTATGATACTTGGGAATGGGACCAAAATGATAATATTAAAGCAAAGAATCTGAACGATCTATTCTTTATGGTTTCCATTGAAGAATTCGAAGAAAAAATGACGGAAAGAATCATAAACTCAGATCATTTCGAATTTGATGATTTTGAACAAAAATTACTGGAAATGGAAGAGGAAAAGATTGAGCGTTATGTTAGACGGAAGAAGCGGGAAATTGTCCAAACGTTCATTGGTGAATATTGTGCTGGCATCGTCCATGCTGAATCCTATCATTCTGAATTAGGAAACGAACTTGGCAAAGATTTTCCCCATTTGGATTATATCGCTATCTTAAACCTTGGGGGCAAAAAAATCAGTTTCAGGACAATTCATGACCACGTTGATGTATCTGCCGTCGCCGGAAAGTTTGGAGGAGGAGGACATGCAAAAGCGTCAGGCTGTTCGATGGGAAAAGATGCTTATAAACTATTCGTTCAGGATATTTTCCCTCTGGATCCCATGAGGCAGGATGCATTCAGGAACAAATACAATAATAAAAGTTCTATGCAGGGATCACTTTACGAAAATAAGAAAGGAGACAAATTTTTTATTTTTGCTGCAGGCGAGGACAATTGGATTCTGGAAATGAACGGAAAGCCCGTCCGCGAACCCTATCAGAACTTTCAGCAGGCAGAAAATTATATTAAAAGAAAATACCAGGCATGGCTTGTTCATGATGATATTTATGTAGAATTTTTAAAGCGTTATTATATAAAGACAAAAAATTAG
- a CDS encoding response regulator transcription factor: protein MYKVLVANRDEYDTKGIEWLLKSSMNAWQVESAQNESGLIKKLETFQPDLLIFELDLINEESYGSFLKTTQIIGPDLIALTMEATFSQAKRAIDMGVSDLILKPISADILLKSARKIHRRNQMISRTAAQKSSQKAEKDFNYQDLFIEESNSAEPLVSIGIKTKNPLELPKLFKFLESYTFQKTVHYFILNDMILIIAEKSDVVWKEESLRFMRDWQETSAEQIAISIYTGKEGSGTVRSHYLANRKLMELTFYRGFNQVIEESSLPKWLSIDPFLTPEEQSRWIDFLNQSDLEALKSWFYEEFLILADPYPEPGLIRIRLTSILAQIRRHMKTFRLADGDMEKEYLRLFQTILYSPLIYQVINEMISFISFVFETIRSDKKLKLELTDRVLFFIETNYWDPKVTLERAAEYADRNPNYISSMLAKKCGKSFRELLNETRIRQSAKLLMESEISIKEIASVCGFRNQQYFNKVFSKIKGMPPNQFRKSMHKTSV from the coding sequence ATGTACAAAGTACTTGTGGCCAATCGGGATGAGTACGATACGAAAGGCATAGAGTGGCTTCTTAAATCTTCTATGAACGCATGGCAGGTAGAGTCAGCACAAAATGAATCAGGGCTTATTAAGAAGCTTGAAACTTTTCAGCCAGACCTATTGATTTTTGAACTTGATCTGATAAATGAAGAAAGTTATGGTTCATTTTTAAAAACCACTCAGATCATAGGGCCGGATTTGATTGCCTTAACAATGGAAGCGACCTTTTCACAAGCAAAAAGAGCCATCGACATGGGTGTATCTGATTTAATACTTAAGCCGATTTCAGCAGATATTTTATTAAAATCAGCGCGAAAGATTCATAGGCGCAATCAGATGATTAGTCGGACTGCAGCACAAAAATCCAGTCAGAAAGCTGAAAAAGACTTCAATTACCAGGATTTATTTATAGAAGAATCTAATTCGGCTGAACCACTTGTATCTATCGGAATTAAGACCAAAAATCCTCTGGAGCTTCCAAAGCTGTTTAAATTTCTTGAAAGCTATACTTTCCAAAAAACAGTTCACTATTTTATTTTGAATGATATGATTTTGATTATTGCTGAGAAATCTGATGTGGTCTGGAAAGAGGAGAGCCTGAGATTTATGAGAGATTGGCAGGAAACGTCGGCAGAACAAATTGCGATCAGCATTTATACTGGTAAGGAGGGCAGCGGAACCGTCAGAAGCCACTATCTTGCGAACAGGAAGCTGATGGAGTTAACTTTTTACAGGGGATTTAATCAGGTAATTGAGGAGAGCTCATTGCCTAAATGGCTATCAATTGATCCATTCTTAACCCCCGAGGAACAGAGCAGGTGGATTGATTTCCTGAATCAGTCTGATTTAGAAGCACTGAAGTCATGGTTTTACGAGGAGTTTCTTATTTTGGCAGACCCTTATCCGGAACCAGGACTCATCAGAATTCGGCTGACCAGTATTCTTGCGCAAATTCGCAGGCATATGAAGACTTTCCGGCTGGCAGACGGGGATATGGAGAAAGAATATCTTCGTTTATTCCAGACTATCCTATATTCCCCCTTGATCTACCAGGTCATTAACGAAATGATTAGCTTCATTTCCTTTGTTTTTGAAACCATACGCTCTGATAAAAAGCTGAAGCTGGAACTTACTGACAGAGTCCTATTCTTTATTGAGACGAATTACTGGGACCCTAAGGTTACTCTTGAAAGGGCAGCTGAATATGCAGATCGAAACCCGAATTATATCAGCTCCATGCTCGCAAAAAAATGCGGCAAGTCGTTCCGGGAGCTGCTTAATGAAACCCGGATTAGGCAATCTGCGAAGCTTTTGATGGAATCAGAAATAAGCATTAAGGAAATCGCATCTGTCTGCGGTTTTCGCAATCAGCAATATTTCAATAAAGTTTTCAGTAAGATTAAAGGAATGCCGCCAAATCAATTTAGAAAGAGCATGCATAAAACCTCCGTGTAA
- a CDS encoding YjiH family protein, with the protein MEKETAVNQSHQPELKNPNAALKNKVKFFLFSAIGLFMFFVPVTVNEKSSIMLDHIVTAIQTSIPAAVPYYALLVILLGAIYPFYTKSWNKNKVNIVFSIFKVSGLFVAIMIVSGYGPDWLYDPSMGPFLFDKLVVPVGLLVPIGSVFLALLVGYGLLEFFGVIMQPIMKPIWKTPGKSAIDAVASFVGSYSIGLLITNRVFKEGKYSIKEAAIIATGFSTVSATFMIVVAKTLGLMEIWNTYFWTTFAVTFIVTAITVRIWPLRSMSEEYYNGQLPPKETFSGSRLQAAWKEAMDTAAQSPGLWKNIRDNLKDGFVMTMSILPSIMSVGLLGLVLAEFTPVFDWLGYIFYPFTALVQLPEPLLAAKASAVGIAEMFLPALLAAEAALATKFVIGVVSVSAIIFFSALVPCILSTEIPITIPQLLVIWAERTILTILIAAPLAYILL; encoded by the coding sequence ATGGAAAAAGAAACTGCAGTGAATCAATCTCACCAGCCTGAGCTCAAGAATCCAAATGCAGCTTTGAAAAATAAGGTTAAATTTTTTCTTTTCAGCGCAATTGGCCTATTTATGTTTTTTGTTCCCGTCACCGTTAATGAGAAATCCTCCATTATGCTTGACCATATTGTCACAGCCATTCAGACTTCCATACCTGCAGCTGTCCCTTATTATGCCTTACTCGTCATCCTGCTTGGCGCCATTTATCCTTTCTATACAAAATCCTGGAACAAGAACAAGGTAAATATTGTATTTTCCATTTTTAAAGTGAGTGGGTTATTTGTCGCCATAATGATCGTCTCCGGCTATGGCCCTGACTGGCTATATGACCCGAGTATGGGGCCGTTTTTGTTTGACAAACTCGTCGTGCCTGTCGGGCTGCTCGTTCCAATCGGCTCCGTTTTTCTTGCACTGCTGGTTGGATATGGTCTCCTTGAATTTTTCGGTGTCATAATGCAGCCGATTATGAAGCCGATCTGGAAAACACCCGGGAAATCTGCAATCGATGCAGTGGCTTCTTTTGTAGGAAGCTATTCAATCGGGCTGCTCATTACAAACAGGGTATTCAAAGAAGGAAAATACAGTATTAAGGAAGCTGCCATTATAGCTACCGGATTCTCAACGGTCTCCGCAACGTTCATGATTGTTGTTGCCAAAACACTTGGATTGATGGAAATCTGGAACACATATTTTTGGACGACCTTTGCTGTAACCTTCATCGTAACGGCTATTACGGTAAGAATCTGGCCTCTTAGATCAATGAGCGAAGAATATTACAATGGACAGCTGCCTCCAAAGGAAACCTTTTCAGGGAGCCGTCTGCAGGCAGCCTGGAAAGAAGCGATGGATACAGCCGCTCAGTCCCCTGGATTATGGAAAAACATCAGAGATAATTTAAAAGATGGGTTTGTCATGACGATGTCCATTTTGCCATCCATTATGTCAGTAGGTTTATTAGGCTTGGTTCTTGCAGAATTCACTCCTGTTTTCGACTGGCTTGGATATATCTTTTATCCTTTTACGGCTCTAGTGCAGCTGCCTGAGCCATTATTAGCAGCAAAAGCAAGTGCAGTGGGGATTGCTGAAATGTTTTTGCCGGCATTGCTTGCAGCAGAGGCAGCACTGGCCACTAAATTTGTTATCGGAGTCGTTTCAGTATCAGCTATCATTTTCTTTTCTGCACTTGTCCCGTGTATTTTATCAACAGAGATCCCGATCACCATTCCTCAGCTGCTTGTCATCTGGGCAGAAAGAACAATTCTAACGATACTGATTGCTGCGCCTCTAGCCTATATATTGCTTTAA
- the hutI gene encoding imidazolonepropionase, whose amino-acid sequence MHSKPIFIKHANQMITLKGSSAQPLTKEKMSELHIIEDGAVWIEEDIIKSAGTTAELEADYQSRLHDAEIIDASGKILLPGLVDPHTHLVYAGSREEEFNMRLNGATYMEIMNNGGGIHATTSMTRKASEEELVEASLVRLDRFLKHGVTTIEAKSGYGLDWETERKQLTAARKADELHPVDIVRTFMGAHAVPAEYKENPDAFVDLVIEEMLPKVAEEKLAEFNDIFCERGVFTPEQSRKLLEAGKKLGLIPKIHADEIEPYEGAELAAEVGAISADHLLRASDKGMEMMAEKRVIGVLLPGTAFFLMAEAARGRRMIDKGVPVALSTDCNPGSSPTCSMPFMMNLACMHMGLTPAEAITAATINAAHAINRAKEVGSIEAGKKADLLLLNVPNYMQMQYHYGMNHTDTVIKNGKVVVKGGSLCCQQ is encoded by the coding sequence ATGCACTCAAAACCTATTTTTATCAAACATGCAAATCAAATGATTACATTAAAGGGCAGCTCCGCACAGCCCTTGACGAAAGAAAAAATGAGTGAACTTCACATCATAGAAGACGGGGCGGTATGGATCGAAGAAGATATTATCAAATCAGCAGGTACAACAGCGGAACTGGAAGCTGACTATCAAAGCCGGCTTCATGATGCTGAAATCATTGATGCCTCAGGGAAAATTCTTCTCCCAGGACTTGTTGATCCGCATACACATCTAGTTTATGCAGGCAGCAGGGAAGAGGAGTTCAATATGCGCCTGAACGGGGCGACGTATATGGAAATTATGAACAATGGCGGCGGAATTCACGCCACCACTTCAATGACCAGAAAAGCATCTGAAGAGGAATTGGTAGAAGCGAGTCTTGTCCGTCTGGATCGCTTTCTTAAACACGGAGTAACAACAATAGAGGCAAAAAGCGGATATGGCCTGGATTGGGAAACGGAGCGCAAGCAGCTGACTGCAGCCCGGAAAGCGGATGAACTGCATCCGGTGGATATTGTCCGCACCTTTATGGGTGCACATGCGGTTCCTGCAGAATACAAAGAGAATCCAGACGCTTTTGTTGATTTGGTCATTGAAGAAATGCTTCCGAAAGTAGCGGAAGAAAAGCTTGCCGAATTCAACGATATTTTCTGTGAAAGGGGCGTATTCACTCCAGAACAGTCCAGAAAGCTGCTTGAAGCAGGGAAGAAGCTTGGCCTGATTCCAAAAATCCATGCTGATGAAATCGAACCATATGAGGGAGCGGAACTTGCCGCGGAAGTCGGTGCCATTTCTGCAGATCATTTGCTTAGAGCATCTGATAAAGGCATGGAAATGATGGCTGAAAAGAGAGTAATCGGTGTGCTTCTTCCAGGCACAGCTTTCTTCTTGATGGCCGAAGCCGCCAGAGGACGCCGGATGATCGATAAAGGTGTGCCGGTTGCTTTATCAACGGATTGCAACCCCGGCTCTTCTCCAACCTGCTCCATGCCTTTTATGATGAATCTTGCTTGTATGCACATGGGTTTAACGCCTGCAGAAGCCATTACTGCCGCTACAATTAATGCAGCACATGCCATCAATCGGGCAAAAGAAGTGGGAAGCATTGAAGCGGGGAAAAAGGCTGATCTGCTGCTGCTCAATGTACCAAACTACATGCAAATGCAATACCACTACGGAATGAACCATACAGACACCGTGATTAAAAATGGGAAAGTGGTCGTTAAAGGAGGAAGCTTATGCTGCCAACAATAA